A window from Drosophila subobscura isolate 14011-0131.10 chromosome O, UCBerk_Dsub_1.0, whole genome shotgun sequence encodes these proteins:
- the LOC117896014 gene encoding uncharacterized protein LOC117896014 has protein sequence MFFFRRQNVKPAPRPSRAPSFALPKRRPPVQLTPSHQHDQLPFLSRSRFSALPHFRAYEDEPENLSLFIAILYVVDLFGIFPFVTLPAMLVKLGYFGVLLVLSIIFLQIYTSFLLSQCWTMAEHLDPSILQKRNYPYAALAELAYGPYVSLLVSVLLDLSIFAMAVPSVVMAAENLEAVVLRMSSGHYNFSYCYWAIIVGLIICPLMWLGSPKHMRGLAIIAVCVMILIVALLWFCLFAAPAIGTPFEGISLELPGFLTMLNSYSILAFQFDIHPVLLTLQIDMKRKSQVSWAATIGIAITCSVAIFGSIIAAYKFGSMIANNLLQSLPTSVPYYVMLILMSLQLCFSVTVASSAMFLQIENYFKLPESLSFKRMAIRSTVLALEVLVAEFVPSFDALMDVVGGTITGPLVFILPPLLYRRIRRMERVHQRIAAEASYGSLPLDLNYDPVELEMEPLLVAARPNSPRGCWLRLVRLLHRLDCDVSCTMGVLLFGILATFLSTYLNLFSLPSLFTNNSPCLSNWTSKP, from the exons ATGTTCTTCTTCCGACGGCAAAATGTCAAGCCCGCGCCACGCCCATCGCGCGCACCATCCTTTGCCCTGCCCAAGCGACGTCCGCCCGTGCAGCTGACGCCCTCGCATCAGCACGATCAGCTGCCATTCCTCTCGCGCTCCCGCTTCAGTGCCCTGCCCCATTTCCGCGCCTACGAGGATGAGCCGGAGAATCTGTCGCTCTTCATTGCCATCCTGTATGTCGTGGATCTGTTTGGCATCTTCCCCTTCGTCACGCTGCCCGCCATGCTGGTGAAGCTGGGCTACTTtggggtgctgctggtgctgtccATCATCTTCCTGCAGATCTACACTTCCTTTCTGCTCTCGCAATGCTGGACCATGGCCGAGCACTTGGATCCCTCCATCCTGCAGAAGCGCAACTATCCGTATGCCGCTCTGGCGGAGCTTGCCTACGGGCCGTATGTGAGTCTGCTGGTCTCTGTGCTCCTGGATCTCAGCATCTTTGCCATGGCCGTGCCCAGTGTGGTGATGGCCGCCGAGAACCTCGAGGCTGTCGTTCTGCGCATGAGCTCGGGCCACTACAACTTCTCCTACTGCTACTGGGCCATCATTGTGGGTCTCATCATTTGTCCGCTCATGTGGCTGGGCAGTCCAAAGCATATGAG GGGTCTCGCCATCATTGCCGTCTGCGTGATGATCCTCATTGTGGCTCTTctctggttttgtttgtttgctgctcctgccattGGCACACCCTTCGAGGGCATCTCCTTGGAGCTACCGGGATTCCTGACCATGCTCAACAGCTACAGCATTCTGGCCTTTCAGTTCGACATCCATCCGGTGCTGCTGACACTCCAGATCGACATGAAGCGCAAGTCGCAGGTCTCCTGGGCGGCAACAATTGGAATTGCCA TTACCTGCAGCGTGGCCATCTTTGGCTCCATCATTGCCGCCTACAAATTTGGCTCCATGATCGCCAACAatctgctgcagtcgctgcccACGAGCGTGCCCTACTACGTGATGCTGATTCTCATGTCGCTGCAGCTCTGCTTCTCCGTGACTGTCGCCAGCTCTGCCATGTTTCTGCAGATCGAAAATTACTTCAAGCTGCCGGAGA GCCTCTCCTTCAAGCGCATGGCCATACGCTCCACTGTGCTTGCGCTCGAGGTGCTCGTGGCGGAGTTTGTGCCCAGTTTTGATGCCCTCATGGATGTGGTGGGTGGCACCATAACGGGTCCCCTGGTGTTCAttctgccgccgctgctctaCCGTCGCATACGCCGCATGGAACGGGTCCATCAGCGCATCGCCGCCGAGGCCAGCTATGGCAGCCTGCCGCTGGATCTCAACTACGATCCGGTGGAGCTCGAGATGGAGCCGCTACTGGTGGCGGCCAGGCCCAACTCGCCgcgcggctgctggctgcgtctggtgcggctgctgcatcGCCTCGACTGCGACGTCTCCTGCACCATGGGCGTGCTGCTCTTCGGCATACTGGCCACATTTCTGTCCACCTACCTCAATCTGTTCAGTCTGCCGAGTCTCTTTACCAACAACTCACCTTGCCTGAGCAATTGGACGAGCAAGCCATAG
- the LOC117896015 gene encoding nicotinamide/nicotinic acid mononucleotide adenylyltransferase 1 isoform X2 codes for MSAFMEETKCLLPRIAFIACGCFSPPTPMHLRMFEIARDHFEMQGTHKVVGGIISPTHDSYAKKGLASSLDRCAMVKLAVQSSNWIRLSDWEVHQNQWMRTQSVLQYHQNFMNNYLNSSSGAGDAEPNGSLPGWLPFSLRERKDPVHLKLLCGADLLESFAVPGLWAEADIEDIVANHGLVVITRCGSNPEKFIFESDILTKYKRNITLITNWVPNEVSSTLVRRLLSRGQSVKYLIDDLVLEYIKRQRLFNVKSQDGDP; via the exons ATGTCGGCGTTCATGGAGGAAACAAAGTGCCTGTTGCCCCGCATCGCCTTCATCGCATGCGGCTGCTTCAGTCCGCCCACGCCGATGCACCTCAGAATGTTTG AGATAGCCAGGGATCACTTTGAGATGCAGGGGACACACAAGGTGGTGGGCGGCATTATCTCGCCCACCCATGACTCATATGCAAAGAAGGGGCTGGCCTCATCGCTGGACCGCTGCGCAATGGTGAAATTGGCCGTACAGAGCTCCAACTGGATACGCCTCTCCGACTGGGAGGTGCACCAAAACCAGTGGATGCGCACACAATCCGTGCTGCAGTACCATCAGAACTTCATGAACAACTACTTGAACTCATCCAGTGGTGCTGGAGATGCAGAGCCAAATGGTTCCCTGCCCGGCTGGCTGCCCTTTTCGCTGCGAGAGCGCAAGGATCCCGTGCACCTTAAGCTGCTGTGCGGCGCCGATTTACTGGAGTCCTTTGCCGTGCCAGGCCTCTGGGCAGAGGCCGAT ATTGAGGATATTGTGGCCAACCATGGCCTGGTGGTCATCACACGCTGCGGCTCCAATCCCGAGAAGTTTATATTTGAATCTGACATTTTAACCAAGTACAAG CGGAATATAACGCTGATTACGAATTGGGTGCCCAATGAGGTGAGCTCTACGCTGGTGCGACGTCTACTGAGTCGCGGGCAGTCAGTGAAATATCTCATAGACGACCTGGTGCTGGAGTACATCAAGCGCCAGCGATTGTTCAACGTTAAATC GCAGGATGGCGACCCTTGA
- the LOC117896015 gene encoding nicotinamide/nicotinic acid mononucleotide adenylyltransferase 3 isoform X1 → MSAFMEETKCLLPRIAFIACGCFSPPTPMHLRMFEIARDHFEMQGTHKVVGGIISPTHDSYAKKGLASSLDRCAMVKLAVQSSNWIRLSDWEVHQNQWMRTQSVLQYHQNFMNNYLNSSSGAGDAEPNGSLPGWLPFSLRERKDPVHLKLLCGADLLESFAVPGLWAEADIEDIVANHGLVVITRCGSNPEKFIFESDILTKYKRNITLITNWVPNEVSSTLVRRLLSRGQSVKYLIDDLVLEYIKRQRLFNVKSKYITDAVRPNHLIFNHAYTDNNKNAANSLISEQNMDESDSPSPQLLQQTTSRVFCCGDTSPRGPKLLRVGPGQAVQVITMQNDEKSESQAKKQKIAQVQL, encoded by the exons ATGTCGGCGTTCATGGAGGAAACAAAGTGCCTGTTGCCCCGCATCGCCTTCATCGCATGCGGCTGCTTCAGTCCGCCCACGCCGATGCACCTCAGAATGTTTG AGATAGCCAGGGATCACTTTGAGATGCAGGGGACACACAAGGTGGTGGGCGGCATTATCTCGCCCACCCATGACTCATATGCAAAGAAGGGGCTGGCCTCATCGCTGGACCGCTGCGCAATGGTGAAATTGGCCGTACAGAGCTCCAACTGGATACGCCTCTCCGACTGGGAGGTGCACCAAAACCAGTGGATGCGCACACAATCCGTGCTGCAGTACCATCAGAACTTCATGAACAACTACTTGAACTCATCCAGTGGTGCTGGAGATGCAGAGCCAAATGGTTCCCTGCCCGGCTGGCTGCCCTTTTCGCTGCGAGAGCGCAAGGATCCCGTGCACCTTAAGCTGCTGTGCGGCGCCGATTTACTGGAGTCCTTTGCCGTGCCAGGCCTCTGGGCAGAGGCCGAT ATTGAGGATATTGTGGCCAACCATGGCCTGGTGGTCATCACACGCTGCGGCTCCAATCCCGAGAAGTTTATATTTGAATCTGACATTTTAACCAAGTACAAG CGGAATATAACGCTGATTACGAATTGGGTGCCCAATGAGGTGAGCTCTACGCTGGTGCGACGTCTACTGAGTCGCGGGCAGTCAGTGAAATATCTCATAGACGACCTGGTGCTGGAGTACATCAAGCGCCAGCGATTGTTCAACGTTAAATC TAAGTATATAACGGATGCAGTGCGTCCAAATCATTTGATCTTTAATCACGCCTACAcggacaacaacaagaacgcCGCGAACTCCCTCATAAGCGAGCAGAATATGGATGAGTCGGACAGCCCCAgtccgcagctgctgcagcagacgaCTTCGCGGGTCTTCTGCTGCGGCGACACATCGCCGCGTGGCCCGAAACTCTTGCGTGTGGGTCCTGGCCAGGCGGTGCAGGTCATTACCATGCAAAACGATGAGAAATCAGAG agccAGGCCAAGAAGCAGAAAATTGCCCAAGTGCAGCTTTAA